AAGTTgaaataacataaaagatTATGCAATATTTGACAAGATGATAAGTGGACAAGCACCTCTAGTCAAATATTTATACCGCATAATGCGGGAATacttaaaaatgaagaagctTAAGATGacgtatataaatacacgcaattaaataaacgtatatacatatatatatacatgcacagACATATTCGTATgtacgcatatacatatttgtacttAAGCATggatatatttgtatgtaagCATGTACACATTTGTATGTACGCATGTACACATTTGTATGTACGCATGCAAATATGCCAATTTTCATATCTCCATGCATGTTTCAGAGTGTGCACATGAATGTGCCCGCTTTTGTAAGTCCCCTGTTATACAACGTTTTTGCTCCAAATGCAAACgagatattttaaatatattttaaaaaaatatatattcacacaTAAAATACAAGTAGTAAGCTAGTCTTAAAATGGCAAAAGAGAATGCAAACGAAAATGAGATCGAAAAAgaagttaaatataaattttgctTAAATGACTGAGCCTTAATCTTCTTTCACTTTCCAGTTTCATTATGTAATTCCAATggtctttatttatttcattgcAACCCTCTGAAAAGGCTAAAATTCTAGACATGCATATCCAAGAATTTAAAACGAATTGGTTTATGTCTTTACTTTTCTGTCTAAGGGCAACAAAAGAATCAGTAATGTAATTTGTCATGTCCTCATGAATTTTTGCagaatcattttttaataatatataatttatgtatctCCTAAATTGAATTAGTTCACTTTCACTTGGTTTGTAATCCTCATAAGTGTTAATAAATTCAGTTGAAAAGGTGCTATTCGAGTGTCCTTCATAATTGTACACATGttcactatttttattatctctaattatattttttgtatcattttcgttttttccaatattttctttgcttaaattattcttttcctTTCCATACGAGTCCCTACTAGAATAATggttacttttattttcatttagtttttccatcttttttttgtgataTATAGGAATAGTTATATCAACGTAATTTGAAAACATGGACTTCTTTTTTgacaaaattaatatgttaaACTGAGTTTCGAAAGTAATATCTGTGTTAAATATATGAGGAATTTCTTGAGACGTGACTAATCTTTCTATACAGtgaaaattctttttactaATGTGGTTCAGCTTACCAGCATCTAACACACATTCATCAAATACTACATAAGTATTATTTGCTAATTGaagttttcctttttttaactCACCATTACGATGATTCATGACTGATACTAAATATTCGTTGCTTAGTTTGTTTAGAAAAAGGGGGATGTATCTATGGAGGGGAACTAAGCTTTTaatcattttgttcattttgttcattttgttcattttgttcattttgttcattttgttcattttgttcattttgtaCATTTCGTTCATTTCGTTCATTTCGTTCATTTTGTACATTTcgttcattttgttcattttgttcaaTTTTCTTGAGCTGTCAAAAGaagaattattttgttcGCTCTTAAATTCTTCTGCATGTAATTTGCTTTCATTTATTTGGGAACAATACACCTTTTTCGCACGTTCCGGATTATTAAGTTTTTCATTTAGTTCTTTCTCAATTATCTTCTCTTTTGTAGTAGTTTGCGAAAATTGATTATTCTGATCATTTTTCAAATCAGTTGGTTCATCAGTTGTTTCCTTAGTTCTAGGGTGAGCTGATAATCCCGTTGGCGATACATCTGATCCCTCATTTGATGATATGTTAAAAAGGTTTAAACTAATTTTCCCCAACTTtaacttattattttttatataactaccacataaatagaagaaaaagtaaTGAGAAACCAACAAATCATGAAATAAGGAAGTGGAAATATAGATGAGCAGGTGTTTCCTTAGCTCACTGACGGTTTTAAATGGACCTTTTTCTAGAATATTTGAGAGTTCAttagtaaataatatacaattatttatCGGGTTGAAATAGTTAATCTTCGTATATTGGAATACGTGAATACAAGGATACTTTAAAAAGTTTTggtcataataaaaataaaaattgaaattctTTTTACAATCATCATAATCCTTAATTTGACGTTTACGGTATATTCCGATCACTTCAATTACATCATTCAGTTTTAAGAaatctttttcatttgttccGTTGTATTGGCTATTATCATCGTATATTTTTAGAATACATCtaattttattccttttacaCGTAAAATCGCCTTCTTCTGGTTCTTCCTCCCTACTTTGTGTACTACTATTTAAGATAATTTCTTTAGTTTCTTTACAATGTGTATTTATGCCTTCTTCCAAATTGCACATTTCACTgctacaaatatatttttcctgtAACAGATTTATGTTATGAGCACCGCTGTAATTACTACTATTGCGACTACAATTATTACTGTGCAGGCAACTAGAAATATCAGTAGAAGAATTTGAGCAGGTATTATAATTAGAAATACATTCAATATTCGCAATATTCTCAGTATTTGTAgcattttcaatttttacgaaatcgtttttattttttaaaaaattttcacaaTTACTATGATACGAAGAATACTCATACAATTCTTTGCACCAAGAGCTTTTACTACCTGGAATATTAGTacctaaaaataaatacctCTTCcagtattttttaaaattattatcgttttcataaaaataggTATCATTATAATCTTGGAAAgcataatctttttttagataatcttctttcttttgattatcattaatatttacgTCTGTCTTTTTGTTCTCTGCATTCTGCATATTCTCGCATGCCTTCTGATTTATTGCTCCTTCTTCTACTTCTTTATTCAATTTGGCATCTTCTTCTCTAtaacatttttcaaaatttaattcGTAATATTCCCCTATATGTTTTTTGCCATTATCTTCTATTATTTCCCAGTTATCATCCGTATCAATATAGTCTTTATATTTTGAGCTCTTTAATATAAGCTctccatttattttatttcttaatttataaattcctAAATAACTTTCTGGTGAAATAATTTGCTGAACCATACAGGTCCACCTAACTAAAGTGGCATCTTTTAGTTCTTCTAAATTCTCAATGGTATTTATACACAAACATCTTTCTACTAAGTCGctacaaacaaataaattttcctttttttttttaacattcaTCCCATGCGAGTCCTTTTTCGAAGTTAACTCATTCGTACAACAATATTTCTCATTTAAATTTGACTTGGTaccctttttttcattacaaTTCATTGATTCTTCTACAAAGGAAGGTTCCTCAGCGAAACTACACTGATCCCCCTCCTTCGTGTGTACGCAATTTTCCCGCGCTCCGCTTTTTCCCATTTCGTTCTTCACCACTTGATTCATTACTACTTCTTTCGCCTCTACGTGCTTTATCTCTACATTATGACCCCCTTCGTTCTTTTCTGCTTCATTCTTTTTTCGATTATTTCCAagttttatgtatttattgaCTACAATACCTTCATCCCAGTAGGAGTCAATTTCCTCATTgccatatatttttgtgtaaTTCATAAAACACTCGTCAATTTGCTTTAATACgttcattttgaaaaatgtgAAAGGGGAAAAAGCGACACATAAGTATGCGTGTATAAactttgaaaaatttttattttacaaaacaTACGCATAaacgtatacatatagataCATATTCATACATACCTATGTatcactttattttttttttttattggaactgtattcttctttttaaatcAAAAACCACTTCTCACAAGGAAtagtcatttttttttttgtgtcatctgctttttaaaatgtttttctcctcgtctttttcctttttatatataaagatcTATTTTTCACACGATAATGATCGCTTGCAAATTTTGTTACTTGTTATGTGCGAGCACACGTACGCgtgtacacatgtatacatatatgaataaatacgtacccatatatatttatatatatgtgtatgtatgaattGACGTATTGACGTACtgatgtatttatatatacaaatatatataatagttttttttttttgcatccCTTAGCACCCCTTCGAGAGTgaaagttatatatttttaatatacatatttttttctatattgatgtatttattctataataatttaagaaatattcGTTTTATTAAAAACGTTCAAATGATTAGTTATTTCAGTTTTAGAAATGGGGCTATCGTTCAAGTGAAAGTATTACTTAATATTATGCATAATGAaagttacatatatttctatgtgtatatatattatttaatgctTACaaggataatatatatatgctttaaCTTTTCTTTACTCTAACATTTCAGAATAACaaatcaaatttttttttttttattaatttttatgaaaaaaatgggagaataaaaatcatttaatttaaatgcTACAAACTGGAGTAAATGCagtaaacatattatatgttaataataatatatctaaCCATGGGATAATctaattattgttttttattattataatattataagaatattatgtcataataatgttacatcgtaatattattatatcttgtttatttcatttacattttttttttttttttttttacttttcctGCTTATGTTTGTAACATTAGCTAAAATAACTTTCGCTGATAAATTTATTCTCCTGCGTCCTCCAAACGTTAGAAGCTCAAAGCATCATAAAAAGGAAGTAAAAACATTATTAGGACATACGGagcattattaattataaatatatataatacatatggaTACACATATAAACGTGTGTAGcacaaaaattttacacttattttttttaaccccATTTCGGACTATTttcgaaatattttataagaaaccggttagaattattaaaaatttttaaagaaatgtGTTTACGTGCCTTCTAAAATTGAAAGTCtatatgaaaaacaaaaacaaaattaaaaacacaAAAACACAAAGCAAGAAcacataacaaaaaaaacacacacaaaaaaagataatagcAAAGCAAtaagaatacaaaaaaaaaaaaaaaaaaaaacatttatgaaattatattaatgtgAGATAATAAGGATGTAGAactttaaaagaattaaacaCATGCAAAAATTAGAAGTAAAAAATGCAGATCATATTaatagttttaattttacacaTGTCATGAAAGTATACCATATGGTGTATAAAACGACCCCATTTACATATTTcaaatttgataaaatatatatacatatatgtatttatgcgTATACTGTGCATTCATATTCTCTTTAGATCATTTTTACAAATCACTGGGAACGTTGTCAAGTATGTCCTTTAAGTACTCTGCTAATCTATAACCAGCTATAGCAATTTGTTTGTTCAAGATCTTTTTTAATTGGGTTATAAAATGTTTAGGGATTGGAAATTGCCTACATTTAGTTAAAATGGGGGCTGGTAATTGTCTATAAACATAATCAATGGCTAAACGGTGCGATTCGCTTACTATTTCATCTATGTATGATACTTTATCACTTGGAATTCTTAACTGTCTTGGAAATAAAGTACGTGGATAAGTTGTCGTTAATTGATCTGCTAACTTCTTTATATCTTGTGGAGTAGAATTAAaccatttcttttttcttgaGTTAAAAACATTGTCacataaataatgtatatttccTACAAGTTTTCCAAAAGTTACAGTGATAAGGTTTCCTCCCTTATCACCACTTGTTAGATGTGAATTAAAGAAGTTTATTGTATGTAATGGTTGATGAATATCACCAAATACATGAATGAAAAatcttaaataaaaattataagaataatatgTTCCTGTGAGATTCCTTCTTCCAACACCTACTAAAGTTTTATAGATATGTTTTGTTATACCAGAAGCagtattttttcctttatgtgcatacatatcATAAggacttaaatatataccgGTAGGATTATATGGCTCCTTAACATAATGCCAGTCGTTAAAAATATCtaaaatttcatttcttcTAACACTGAATTGATAAGGAGCTCTTCTGGGATCTACTGGTTTTATAGCATCTGGCCATACTGCACCCGTTATTGGACTTCTCAATTTGTCATCATAACTTTTCTCAAAAATTCTATCAAGAATGCTCTGGTGATGAGGAGTTAAAATATCATACGCAATTTGACTTATTATCATGTGAGGCTCATCTGACCAGCCAGCtatacttttaataaaaagtattccATAAAGCAACACTAACCTAATCATGATTCTTACACAAAACATTGATTAAGCGTTTACGCGGACGgggtatatatgcatatatatatgcacacacgtatatatatttttcactttAAAAGGGGTTTGGAACACCTTTAGAACTAGAaagttaaattttaaaaaatagaaattcaACTGTGCAATACAGCTGCCGTCACTCAAAAATTGTACTTCAATCTAAACGATCAAACTTAATATAAACTTTTAAACAGACAAATGCATTAATGTATACGCATAAATagatgtatgtatatatatggggCACACTGTGAAAATTGTTTTGAAGGagtttaaatttaaaacgtattatttatggaaaaaaaaaaaaaaaaattatcattagaACTGTTATATCTTAAAACACCTTAtgattcatataaaaaaaagaagaagcaTTTTTCACAtgtctttaaaaatatatattattcacgcatatattcatatgtttgtatgtataatgaTACAAAATGTTCAAAAGTAGTAATGTGTAAATACGCAAATATTCAAACATCAatgtacaattttttgtattaatgaaattttacaaaaaaaaaagtttattcttgttttaaattcataatatttgttaaaattttaaatatattctaataattcatttatacaAAGACAcgtatgtattttataattttaaatggaaaaaaaattaaattatatttatgaaaaaaaataaaataattaaattaaaaaatatttttataaataataaccaggagaaaaaacaaaatcgattgaaacaaaaatatctatataataGTGTAGTTAGTAAAATCGATGAACACGAAAAATAGCGAGTGCACCAAAGTCCAAAGAACATCTcagaaaaatatgttttctcacttaaaatatattcattaaaaagtGTTCATACGTGCACCAAATTTTAGATGtgatacataaaaaaaaacttgtGCACTCTCTTTTACATTTCCAAAAAGAATAAATCTTGCATTTCCAGaggaaaaattttacatttcataatattttgtatacaCACTTTTGTGCATATGTGCAAATGTTTAATCATGTATCCATGCATAGAGGCGCACATAAATCTAAATGGTGTTGGCACATGTATTTTTTCCGGACGTTTTACTTTTTGATCTTTATACCCgatttaaaaattacttcACCGAAATGTGGTATTAAGATTATAATTAGGAAAAATTCCTTCaagtatttaattttttgaatatacgACTACACGAATgctgcatttttattttttattttattattttttttaaagtaataaTTTGCAACTTTCATTTCAAAATAGAGCAATTAAAACGGGATAAcaatttttagaaatatcCGAAACGGAGGAAGGCAGAgaacacacatatatataaatgaacagGCAAAATATtgagtaaaacaaaaaaaaatatttacagatacaatttatgttatttctGGAAATTATGATTTTGTTCTACTTCCAACTTTAACTcagttataaataaataaatgtatgccTCTATGTAACCGactgtttacatatattatataaggtgcgtgcatatgtatgcacgttCCACAACAAAGCTACTTAAACGTTATGCAAGTGATGAACGAAAATCTAACGTATACCACCAAAATAAAACGGGTcgatatatgcatataaacgtacatatatatatatatatttttttttatgttatatatattatacataccTACACAAATGgtaaaacatttataagCAGAAAAATTGgggaaataaataaaattattttttcacataaaaaatgatacatTAATGAAGTACAATGAGTAAACctacataaaattattaatgcaCCAAATGAAAGGTGCAAAATCGAAATAGAGATAaggataaaaagaaaaaaaaaaaaaaaaaaaaaaaccatCATGCGTAAGCAAGTTTTCTTTcacttcatatatttatttgtattaacaAGATCTGGGGGAATATTAGCAATGAtaacttttaaataatgtGTTAATCTATATCCACCTAACACAATTTGTTCGTTCAAagttttctttaaattaacgacaaaaaaatttgttacaTCATAtgaagtatttttatttaatgtttCATGTGGGAAATTATAATAGATACTATGAACGcatttattataactatcacttattataaaatcaagatattcatattcatttaaatcattttttaatctaTTTCCAAAATACTCAGGAGGATATAGGTTCATTAAAGATTTTGCTTCTTTTATTACTTCTTTTGGTGTTACTGTTGGCCATTTCTTTCTTCTTGAGTGAAAAACACAATCACATAAATAATGCAAATTCtctactttatttttatataatatattaatgtctCTTCCTCCATTATCTCCatttatgaaattattattataaaaagttataacATGTAATGGTTGATGAATATCaccaaaaatatgaataaaataccttaaattaaaattatacgaaaaaaaagtaccgaaattttcttttctttttatactttttaacaACTTAAAAATGCGTTTTAATACTGTTAATGCATTGTCTGTattcttataataatattcttgaaatatatttatacgaaCATTGAGTGGGTTATAAGGTGTATCAATATAATGCCATTTATTCATTAAGTCTATACCTCCTGATCTTCTTATATTATTAGGATAATGAATATCAAAGGGTTTTATATGATCAGCCCATATAGAGGCGTATATAGGATCATTAAAATCTTTATCCTCTTTgtaattcttaaaaattttttctaaaattagCTTCTCTTCTTTAGTCAGTCCTTCATATGCAATGGCAGTTGATAGCATATGCCCTTCATCCGACCAGCATGTAATTCTTTTAgcaaatataagaaaaaatagcaaGTAACAAACTGTCTCCTTATTCATTGGCGTCGAGTTATAATTGCCCCGGGTTAAGATGTGGATACAGAGGCATACACgtgcgtacatatatatatatgcacacacacatttacacatacgtatatataggtatatcTATGCGTATGTGCGTTCGCTTTTTTAATAAGCTGTgatatagtaaaattaaaaattaggAACGAACTGTGAGATGTCTCaaacagtaaaaaaaaaaagaaagtttaattttttcctgcATTTGAGAAAAAATTCTTAAGGTTTTAACAGCACTTGAAATGTGCAAATATAAGGATAtacttgtatgtatgtatatgtacacgtatacatttatattatatataagtgtgTATACATGATGTTTATGAGCATGATAATACATGAATTAATATCCAGCtctaataaacaaaaattttaaactaAATAATTGAGGAAGATGTTTAAAAAGATGCCTACTTTGTAACACCTTAAAAAATTCAGTGGAGTTAAAATACTCTTTGTAGTTACCATAAGaatgagaaaataaaaatttattatcttGTTGTGAGCAGATTGTTTTATAAAAGATTGAAggcaaaatatgaaaattgtaataataacaataataatagataGGTAAATAAGCAAGTGTTTAAGtatttgaataatataacCGACAAATGGTATTATACTCGTCATAAACTTTGCGCTTTCAGGGTTAGAGTAATGTAATAATGTGCTACGTTTGTACAATGAATACTAATACAAACAtgtagtataatatataacctGAGGACACTATAaatgtgcatatttttaaaattgagaaaatgtaaatgattttgcattttatacattcatcaataaataaataaagaagtagCCATATGAAATAATCAtagaaatgtaaaaaaatatatttttatcttttttaagaatgaaaaattgTGTACACTAGAAAGaaagatacaaaaaaaaaaaaaaaaaattattaaacatGATTCTTAGaacttcaaaaatatatgaatgacaaaaataaaaaaagaataaacaaaAGGAAGAAAGAAAGGATGGAAgagaaagaaataataagaataattcgTTGCAGAAGCACCTACATAAACATGatattaaaagaacaaattaaatatgcAAAGCTCCCGGGGGAATCGAGCATAAAAGCAAATTAAAGAAATGATCATATATAGGATATGTCATAGTATAATAGATGCAAATctgtatatattacttttgaAATGTTAATAAGagacaaaaaaaagtaaacattACGAtggagaaggaaaaaaaaaagatatttaaGGACATTACATTACATACAGACCTAAATCAGTTATTtgacaaaaatgaaattaatatgtttgcttttttataattttattatgcatattataataacgaacacatttaaatattataaatgtcaTTTGATTGGAAGTAAACATTCACCAAATGATAATAAGTTGATAATAGgtaatatacatgtacataaatatgtacgtacTGATGGTATTATTCCAAgaatttctaaaaatatgtCTTACAAATATACCCGTATTAGTGTAAGAAGAAAAGTAGAAGTTGtcaattttttgaaaatatatatgtcgAAGGATGAACCAAAAttgaggaaaaaattaaatacaacgattatattaaaaaggaataaattcTTAAAAGGACACAGTTTAAAGTTAAGATGTAAGCATGACTTGTTGATAggtgataataataacaacacTAATTTGGagagagagaaaaaaaaagacctTTTTTTaggggaaaataaaaatgggaGAATGGATGATGAAAACACTGGCAAAGATCTTCGTGGAAAAATGGGTGATAGCGAGAAAggattaaagaaaaaaaaaaaaaaaagaaaaaggaaaaaaattaaaaaagaacaggaaaaagaaatagaaaaagcaaaagatGAAAAAGGGGAAAAGGAAGAGGAAAAGTGTAAAAAGAAggaaagtaaaataataaataaggatttattaaataacatCAAGGAAAATGAAACACAAAATACGAGAAGTGACACTTCAAACGAATTAGAAGATGAAAACTTTAATTTGTTGAATCAATTCAAGGCACATGAAGATAATACATTAGTTAGCGAACTAACTCCAGCAAAAAGTAAAGAACTTATAAATTGTGcttcttttaaaaagttaatgGTAGagttaaatttaaaagaaaaagatgttTTAcgcttaataaaaaaaaatgaaaacagtGTCTCAACTTTGATTAATCAGAATTTAACTttagaacaaataaaaaataaagcacaGAATCAAGAAGCACAGAATGAAGAATTATTTGGTACTTTTATGAATAATGATAGTTCAAAAATaggtaatattattaattttaaaaaagtaagtaaagaatataaagaaattattagaGAAGTTATACTCCTTTTTTTAgggaaaaaagtaaaatttagtgaaataataaaacaaatggGCGAAAAAATATGTGACATGAATAATTATTGTCTCTCTATTTTaagagaaaatattttatttaaagaattaaataatgaaacactcaatgaaataattaaaaagtcTGTATTAATAGGACacttaaatgaaaaattttcaaacGATGCTCAAAATTTTGAATGGACTAGACAAATAGAAAACTATATTTTTGATTCCATAAACAATGCCAATTTTAAAGTAAAGGAAATTTCCTACTCCAGTAACACCATAAATATAAGTGTAACATGTATCAAAAATGTCTCTATGGATTCTAATGAATATGATGATATAGAATGTTCCATACAAAGCTCCTTAAGGCAATATGAAAAAGCTAATAACTTAGAtattctttcctttttcaaaATTCTAGTGAACATTTCTTGAAGAAAACGTATTCATTTGAGTAATATACGCCCCTCTGACTGcacaaaaatacaaatacatatatatatatatatatcagtaCATAATCATACGTGAATTACACAcaggtatatatttattcatttatttatttatgttttatgtatatatgcgctCCGTTTATTTAGGGCGTGTGCCCGTTTCCGCTCTACCTCCTTCTTCCCTAAAAGCCTACATAACAATTAACGCTTAAATAAGCGTTTTACATTTGCTTCAAATGAATTatacgtatttttttatttaatttattttgtttttccctattttgttatttctttCCGTATTTCTTCATGTTCTCTTTTATATCTGTTTGAAGTGTAACTGCAcgtttattatcataaacaTTAATTAAAATCGCTGCCACTACTAATACCGCTACTACTGCTCCTAATAGTgtttattttacttctttcACTTTCAGacatgaaaatttttttcacgaaataactttattaaaaaatggataTGTTCTTCAGTGTAGTATGACCAGCAAATTATCCATCTTGTTATTCTGCTAGTATGAGATTCAAAAATTCTATATTGGCATATATGCATTTGAAAAGATGGTTTTTTCacatttctaaaaaaaaaaatattctcaaaatgtatattattttttataatagtaGTCAGAAAATCTAcctgattttttttatacatgttATATAATCTCATTGATCtgattatttccttttttattaatttaacatttttaaattttgagaCTAACGTTGTAAACCatattatattgtaaaaataaagcttACTTTCGataatcatatttataataaaactgTATTCTCCTCCTAAATTTTTATGGCTCTTTACTTCGTTTCCGTTCATGTGTTCACCTTCCTTTTCGAACTCATTAGAAAGTgcatttttgttaaaatgtttataatacACTTCTTCACACCGTTCTATAGTAGTACCGCTTGCGTTGGCACTAGAACagg
This genomic interval from Plasmodium brasilianum strain Bolivian I chromosome 13, whole genome shotgun sequence contains the following:
- a CDS encoding mini-chromosome maintenance complex-binding protein; the encoded protein is MNVLKQIDECFMNYTKIYGNEEIDSYWDEGIVVNKYIKLGNNRKKNEAEKNEGGHNVEIKHVEAKEVVMNQVVKNEMGKSGARENCVHTKEGDQCSFAEEPSFVEESMNCNEKKGTKSNLNEKYCCTNELTSKKDSHGMNVKKKKENLFVCSDLVERCLCINTIENLEELKDATLVRWTCMVQQIISPESYLGIYKLRNKINGELILKSSKYKDYIDTDDNWEIIEDNGKKHIGEYYELNFEKCYREEDAKLNKEVEEGAINQKACENMQNAENKKTDVNINDNQKKEDYLKKDYAFQDYNDTYFYENDNNFKKYWKRYLFLGTNIPGSKSSWCKELYEYSSYHSNCENFLKNKNDFVKIENATNTENIANIECISNYNTCSNSSTDISSCLHSNNCSRNSSNYSGAHNINLLQEKYICSSEMCNLEEGINTHCKETKEIILNSSTQSREEEPEEGDFTCKRNKIRCILKIYDDNSQYNGTNEKDFLKLNDVIEVIGIYRKRQIKDYDDCKKNFNFYFYYDQNFLKYPCIHVFQYTKINYFNPINNCILFTNELSNILEKGPFKTVSELRKHLLIYISTSLFHDLLVSHYFFFYLCGSYIKNNKLKLGKISLNLFNISSNEGSDVSPTGLSAHPRTKETTDEPTDLKNDQNNQFSQTTTKEKIIEKELNEKLNNPERAKKVYCSQINESKLHAEEFKSEQNNSSFDSSRKLNKMNKMNEMYKMNEMNEMNEMYKMNKMNKMNKMNKMNKMNKMNKMIKSLVPLHRYIPLFLNKLSNEYLVSVMNHRNGELKKGKLQLANNTYVVFDECVLDAGKLNHISKKNFHCIERLVTSQEIPHIFNTDITFETQFNILILSKKKSMFSNYVDITIPIYHKKKMEKLNENKSNHYSSRDSYGKEKNNLSKENIGKNENDTKNIIRDNKNSEHVYNYEGHSNSTFSTEFINTYEDYKPSESELIQFRRYINYILLKNDSAKIHEDMTNYITDSFVALRQKSKDINQFVLNSWICMSRILAFSEGCNEINKDHWNYIMKLESERRLRLSHLSKIYI
- a CDS encoding p1/s1 nuclease, with product MIRLVLLYGILFIKSIAGWSDEPHMIISQIAYDILTPHHQSILDRIFEKSYDDKLRSPITGAVWPDAIKPVDPRRAPYQFSVRRNEILDIFNDWHYVKEPYNPTGIYLSPYDMYAHKGKNTASGITKHIYKTLVGVGRRNLTGTYYSYNFYLRFFIHVFGDIHQPLHTINFFNSHLTSGDKGGNLITVTFGKLVGNIHYLCDNVFNSRKKKWFNSTPQDIKKLADQLTTTYPRTLFPRQLRIPSDKVSYIDEIVSESHRLAIDYVYRQLPAPILTKCRQFPIPKHFITQLKKILNKQIAIAGYRLAEYLKDILDNVPSDL
- a CDS encoding p1/s1 nuclease; its protein translation is MNKETVCYLLFFLIFAKRITCWSDEGHMLSTAIAYEGLTKEEKLILEKIFKNYKEDKDFNDPIYASIWADHIKPFDIHYPNNIRRSGGIDLMNKWHYIDTPYNPLNVRINIFQEYYYKNTDNALTVLKRIFKLLKSIKRKENFGTFFSYNFNLRYFIHIFGDIHQPLHVITFYNNNFINGDNGGRDINILYKNKVENLHYLCDCVFHSRRKKWPTVTPKEVIKEAKSLMNLYPPEYFGNRLKNDLNEYEYLDFIISDSYNKCVHSIYYNFPHETLNKNTSYDVTNFFVVNLKKTLNEQIVLGGYRLTHYLKVIIANIPPDLVNTNKYMK
- a CDS encoding hypothetical protein (conserved Plasmodium protein); this encodes MSYKYTRISVRRKVEVVNFLKIYMSKDEPKLRKKLNTTIILKRNKFLKGHSLKLRCKHDLLIGDNNNNTNLEREKKKDLFLGENKNGRMDDENTGKDLRGKMGDSEKGLKKKKKKRKRKKIKKEQEKEIEKAKDEKGEKEEEKCKKKESKIINKDLLNNIKENETQNTRSDTSNELEDENFNLLNQFKAHEDNTLVSELTPAKSKELINCASFKKLMVELNLKEKDVLRLIKKNENSVSTLINQNLTLEQIKNKAQNQEAQNEELFGTFMNNDSSKIGNIINFKKVSKEYKEIIREVILLFLGKKVKFSEIIKQMGEKICDMNNYCLSILRENILFKELNNETLNEIIKKSVLIGHLNEKFSNDAQNFEWTRQIENYIFDSINNANFKVKEISYSSNTINISVTCIKNVSMDSNEYDDIECSIQSSLRQYEKANNLDILSFFKILVNIS